From the Pseudomonas sp. VD-NE ins genome, the window CCTGTCACTTCTCGAAACTGCGTGCGCAACGGGCGAAACAGCGCCACGGCAGCGTTGATCAAGCCGCCGCGACCCTGCTCGCCCACTTGGGCTTGAAAGATGAAAGCATCCTCAGTCGTCGTGCTGATTCACTGTCGATCGGCCAACAGCAACGGGTTGCCGCCGCACGCGCATTGATTGGTCAGCCTGAGCTGGTGATCGCCGACGAACCAACCTCGGCACTGGATTACGACGCCCGGGAAAACTTCATTCGCCTGCTGTTCGCCGAATGCCGCGAGGCCGGTTCCAGTCTGCTGTTCGTCAGCCACGACCAGAGCTTGGCGCCGCTGTTCGACCGTCACCTGTCCCTGGCCGAACTCAATCGCGCCGCCACGTCTGCCGAGGTCTGAGATGTATCTGTTTCGTCTGGCCATGGCCAGCCTGGCCAACCGCCGCTTCACTGCTTTGCTCACGGCTTTTGCCATCGCCCTCTCGGTGTGCCTGTTGCTCGCCGTTGAACGGGTGCGCACCGAGGCCAAAGCCAGTTTCGCCAGCACCATCAGTGGCACCGACCTGATCGTTGGCGCCCGTTCCGGCTCGGTAAATCTGCTGCTGTACTCGGTGTTCCGTATCGGCAACGCCACCAACAATATCCGCTGGGACAGCTTCGAACACTTCGCCAGCAACCCGAAAGTGAAGTGGGCGATCCCGATGTCCCTCGGCGATTCCCATCGCGGCTACCGAGTGATGGGTACGACCGAAGCCTATTTCGAGCATTACCAGTACGGTCGCCAGCAGCATCTGGAGCTGGCTGACGGTCGCGCGTTCGCGACTGATCCGTTTGAAGTGGTGCTCGGCGCTGAAGTGGCCGATGCGCTGCATTACAAACTCGGCGACCAACTGGTGCTGGCCCACGGCGTGGCGGCGATCAGTCTGGTCAAGCACGACGACAAACCGTTCACCGTGGTCGGTATTCTCAAGCGCACCGGCACGCCGGTCGATCGCACGCTGCACATCAGCCTCGGCGGCATGGAGGCGATTCACATCGACTGGCGCAACGGCGTGCCGGCGCGCGGCAATGGGCGGATCACGGCAGATCAGGCGCGCAACATGGACCTGACGCCGCAAGCGATCACCGCGTTCATGCTCGGCCTCAACAGCAAGATTTCCACGTTTGCGCTGCAACGCGAGATCAACGAATTCCGTGGCGAGCCGATGTTGGCGATCCTGCCGGGCGTGGCCTTGCAGGAGTTGTGGAGCCTGATGAGCACCGCCGAAAAAGCGCTGTTCGTGGTCTCGCTGTTTGTGGTGCTGACCGGATTGATCGGCATGCTCACGGCGATTCTCACCAGCCTTAACGAGCGGCGCCGCGAGATGGCGATTCTACGTTCGGTCGGCGCGCGGCCGTGGCACATCGCGAGTCTGCTGGTGCTCGAGGCGTTTGCACTGGCGCTGACAGGCGTGATTGCCGGGGTGGCATTGCTGTACATCGGCATTGCCGCCGCACAGGGTTATGTGCAGGCCAATTATGGTTTGTATCTGCCGCTGGCGTGGCCGAGCGAGTATGAATGGACGCTGCTCGGTGGCATTCTGGCGGCCGCGCTGCTGATGGGCAGCGTGCCGGCCTGGCGCGCTTATCGCCAATCCCTGGCCGATGGCCTGTCGATCCGTTTATGAGGATGTTCACCATGCCCCGCGCTGCACTCGCGCTGCTGTTGTTGATCGCCCTGCCCGTCTGGGCAGCGGCGCCGAAAGACCTGACGTGGTCGGAAATGATCCCGCCGGACGCCGCGCCGGAAGTGCCGAACATGACCCCGCTGCACGACATGTCGAAGATGAGTGATGCGCTGTCTGCCGAGTCGGCGCCAGCCGCCAAGCAGGACCTGCCGAATGCGCCGGTGGTGCAATCACTCGACGGTCAGAACATTCGTTTGCCGGGCTACATCGTGCCGCTGGAAGTCAATGAAGAGGGACGCACCACCGACTTTTTGCTGGTGCCGTATTTCGGCGCCTGCATTCACGTGCCGCCACCGCCGTCGAACCAGATCGTGCATGTGAAAAGCGAGTTGGGCGTGAAGCTGGATGAGCTGTATCAGCCGTACTGGGTCGAGGGGCCGTTGCAGGTCAAAGCGTCGAGCAGCGAACTGGCGGATGCCGGGTATCAGATGGATGCGGACAAGATTTATGTGTATGAGTTGCCGGAGTAATTCCCGGTAATTTTATGCTGTCTGTAAGGGCCCCATCGCTGGCAAGCCAGCTCCCACAGTGATTGAGTCGTTCACAAATTTTGTGATCACCAACAAAACCTGTGGGAGCTGGCTTGCCAGCGATGGGGCCCGCAAAGCTCCCACAGAAATCTGCCCCTTCACTGTTTCATTGAGCTGAGTCAAAAGACCGTATCAGTTGGCTTCGTACCATAGGGCATCAGACATTTCCAACGTCCTTTCGGAGCCCCCATGAACAAGTCCTTGCTCAGCGCTTCGCTGTTTGCCCTCGCGCTCGCAGCCCCGCTCGCCCACGCCCACGAAGCCGGTGACATTCTCATCCGCGCCGGCGCAATCACCGTCAACCCGAAGGCCGACAGCTCCAGCGTCAAGGTCGATCAGGGTCCGTTGAGCGGCACCAATCTGGGCGGCAAGGCGACCATGAGCAGCGACACCCAACTGGGTCTGAACTTCGCTTACATGCTGACCGATCACGTCGGCCTCGAGTTGCTCGCGGCGACGCCATTCGAGCATGACGTCAAACTCAAGGGCACTGCCCTGCCAGCGGCCAACGGCAAGCTCGGCACCCTGAAACACCTGCCGCCAACCCTCAGCGTCGTCTACTACCCGCTGGACTCGAAGTCGCCGTTCCAGCCGTATGTCGGTGGTGGTATCAACTACACCTGGATCTATGACGAGCACGTCGGCAGCGAAGCCAGCGCCAACGGTTTCAGCAACTTCAAGGCGAAAAACTCCTGGGGTCTGGCCTGGCAGGTCGGCGCAGACTACATGCTGACCGACAACATCATGCTCAACGCCCAAGTGCGTTACATCGACATCGACACTCGCGCCACCGTCGAGAACAACGCCGTTGCGCCGGGCACTCGCGCACGGGTCAACGTCGATGTGGATCCGTTCATCTACATGGTCGGTTTGGGCTATAAGTTCTAAGTCGATTGCCCGAACGTTCACGTGGTGGTGGATGAGGCTTGGTGGTGAGCAGGCATAGAACTGACGGCGACCGTACGCAGTTGATCGGGGGATAACATCCCCTTGCCACAGGAGTAGCGACATATTCCGGCCGTGAAAAAGGCGCCTGTCAAAGGGCGCCTTTTTCATGTCTGCCTGGAATGCGTGGTGAGTTTGAGATCTATCCCCCTCACCCCAGCCCTCTCCCTCAGGGAGAGGGGGAAAGGGAGCCGATTTGGGTATTCTTCAAAACCTGAGTTCGACTCGGTATTTCACGTCGGCGCATTTCTCACAAACGCTACGGTCAGTCCCCTCTCCCTCTGGGAGAGGGCTAGGCGGGCGGCGTTCCGATGAGGGGCTCTT encodes:
- a CDS encoding ABC transporter ATP-binding protein, giving the protein MTQALIELSDLGFNWPGHPPLLDIPAFRLEAGETLFLKGPSGSGKTTLLGLLGGVQKPGRGSIRLLGQELTELSAGARDTFRVDHTGYIFQQFNLLPFLSVRENVELPCHFSKLRAQRAKQRHGSVDQAAATLLAHLGLKDESILSRRADSLSIGQQQRVAAARALIGQPELVIADEPTSALDYDARENFIRLLFAECREAGSSLLFVSHDQSLAPLFDRHLSLAELNRAATSAEV
- a CDS encoding DUF3299 domain-containing protein, with the protein product MPRAALALLLLIALPVWAAAPKDLTWSEMIPPDAAPEVPNMTPLHDMSKMSDALSAESAPAAKQDLPNAPVVQSLDGQNIRLPGYIVPLEVNEEGRTTDFLLVPYFGACIHVPPPPSNQIVHVKSELGVKLDELYQPYWVEGPLQVKASSSELADAGYQMDADKIYVYELPE
- a CDS encoding ABC transporter permease → MYLFRLAMASLANRRFTALLTAFAIALSVCLLLAVERVRTEAKASFASTISGTDLIVGARSGSVNLLLYSVFRIGNATNNIRWDSFEHFASNPKVKWAIPMSLGDSHRGYRVMGTTEAYFEHYQYGRQQHLELADGRAFATDPFEVVLGAEVADALHYKLGDQLVLAHGVAAISLVKHDDKPFTVVGILKRTGTPVDRTLHISLGGMEAIHIDWRNGVPARGNGRITADQARNMDLTPQAITAFMLGLNSKISTFALQREINEFRGEPMLAILPGVALQELWSLMSTAEKALFVVSLFVVLTGLIGMLTAILTSLNERRREMAILRSVGARPWHIASLLVLEAFALALTGVIAGVALLYIGIAAAQGYVQANYGLYLPLAWPSEYEWTLLGGILAAALLMGSVPAWRAYRQSLADGLSIRL
- a CDS encoding OmpW/AlkL family protein, which produces MNKSLLSASLFALALAAPLAHAHEAGDILIRAGAITVNPKADSSSVKVDQGPLSGTNLGGKATMSSDTQLGLNFAYMLTDHVGLELLAATPFEHDVKLKGTALPAANGKLGTLKHLPPTLSVVYYPLDSKSPFQPYVGGGINYTWIYDEHVGSEASANGFSNFKAKNSWGLAWQVGADYMLTDNIMLNAQVRYIDIDTRATVENNAVAPGTRARVNVDVDPFIYMVGLGYKF